From Psychrobacillus sp. FSL K6-2836, a single genomic window includes:
- a CDS encoding GGDEF domain-containing protein, whose translation MAILENDYHDLFSYILEEKAIETVFQPIISLQTGQIYGYEALTRGPINTVLHNPENLFDYALKTGKLWELENLCRANALKCAHELRAEGKLFLNVNPNIMNDPKFKQGFTKEFLSLFQMDSDSIVFEITEREAINNLKDFINTIDHYKRQYYQIAIDDVGSGYSGLNIITDVRPHFIKLDMKLTRNINKDRTKQLLVRSLCEFANYSQIHIIAEGIETMEELHTLIEIGVHFGQGYYIQKPNSKLFPVRSELKSIIIKENNRKNSIFSNRITDTSIENIATPLHMISSDMPISNVSKLMESNDSLPGFSIKENNKLIGVITRNKLHLKFSGPYGYSLYNKKPISAIMSRQFMKVDAGTPIDVVAKIAMKRDPLHLYDFITITKEDHYFGIVTVKDLLEKSMQLEIDYAKHLNPLSELPGNIMIEQQLQKCIEATNELIVLYLDIDNFKPYNDVYGFEKGDKVIMDLAKILEEVCPYDGFIGHIGGDDFILITDLTKSKDICEKIIEQFNKSIEHYYYAYDYIKGYIVSKNRHGVEEQFPLLTISIAGLTNRECQTIYELSENATKVKKQCKQLTGSNYLILY comes from the coding sequence ATGGCAATTTTAGAAAATGATTACCATGATCTTTTTAGTTATATTTTAGAAGAAAAGGCTATAGAGACAGTATTTCAACCTATTATTTCTTTACAAACGGGGCAAATATACGGTTATGAAGCATTAACAAGAGGACCTATTAATACTGTATTACATAATCCAGAGAATTTGTTTGATTATGCATTGAAGACTGGAAAGCTTTGGGAGCTTGAAAATCTCTGCAGAGCAAATGCATTGAAGTGTGCACATGAATTACGAGCTGAAGGCAAACTTTTCTTAAACGTAAATCCTAATATTATGAATGATCCCAAGTTTAAACAAGGATTTACGAAAGAATTTTTGTCACTATTTCAGATGGATTCAGATTCAATAGTATTTGAAATCACAGAACGGGAGGCTATTAATAACTTAAAGGATTTTATAAATACGATTGATCACTATAAAAGACAATATTATCAAATCGCTATTGATGATGTAGGATCCGGATACTCTGGACTAAATATTATTACGGATGTACGTCCTCATTTTATAAAATTAGACATGAAACTAACCCGTAATATTAACAAAGATAGAACCAAACAATTGCTCGTTAGAAGTTTATGTGAATTTGCCAATTACTCACAAATACATATTATTGCAGAAGGCATAGAAACAATGGAGGAATTACATACACTGATTGAAATAGGAGTGCATTTTGGACAAGGGTATTATATCCAAAAACCGAATTCAAAGTTATTTCCAGTCCGTAGCGAGCTGAAAAGCATTATAATAAAAGAAAACAACCGAAAAAATAGTATTTTTTCTAATCGAATAACTGACACATCTATAGAAAATATTGCTACTCCCCTACATATGATTTCGAGTGATATGCCGATTTCCAACGTTAGTAAATTAATGGAATCCAATGATTCCCTCCCTGGCTTTAGTATCAAAGAAAACAATAAGCTAATTGGAGTAATTACAAGAAATAAACTGCATTTGAAATTCAGTGGACCCTATGGATATAGTTTATATAATAAAAAACCAATTTCTGCAATTATGAGTAGACAATTTATGAAAGTCGACGCTGGAACCCCTATTGATGTCGTTGCTAAAATTGCGATGAAACGGGATCCATTACACTTATATGATTTCATCACTATTACGAAAGAGGATCACTATTTTGGCATTGTTACAGTCAAGGACTTATTGGAGAAAAGTATGCAGTTAGAAATAGACTATGCAAAGCATTTAAATCCACTTTCGGAATTACCCGGTAATATTATGATTGAACAGCAGCTACAAAAATGTATTGAAGCAACAAACGAGCTGATCGTTCTTTACTTAGATATTGATAATTTTAAGCCTTACAATGATGTATATGGATTCGAAAAGGGAGATAAGGTAATAATGGACCTTGCAAAAATATTAGAGGAAGTATGCCCTTACGATGGATTCATCGGTCATATTGGCGGAGATGATTTTATCCTAATTACGGATTTAACTAAGAGTAAAGACATTTGTGAAAAGATTATTGAACAATTCAATAAGTCCATTGAGCATTATTACTATGCATATGATTATATAAAAGGATACATTGTCTCAAAAAATAGACATGGAGTAGAGGAACAATTTCCTCTTTTAACTATCTCAATAGCTGGATTAACAAACCGAGAGTGTCAAACTATATATGAACTATCTGAAAATGCAACAAAAGTAAAAAAACAATGCAAGCAGCTGACGGGGAGCAATTATTTAATTCTGTACTAA
- the ytzI gene encoding YtzI protein, whose product MTTVIIIGIFIFLIVLGLTIFTINKGYAFKHTIDEIPVKDDKKTHSQNG is encoded by the coding sequence ATGACTACCGTAATTATCATTGGTATATTTATATTCCTAATTGTGTTAGGGCTCACTATTTTCACTATTAATAAAGGCTACGCCTTCAAACACACGATTGACGAAATACCTGTAAAAGATGATAAAAAAACGCATAGCCAGAATGGCTAA